Genomic window (Streptomyces sp. RerS4):
GCGGCGAGCTTGCCGGCCGCGTCGCGGGGCACGACGAGGTCGAGGGTGGGGCCGATGCCCTGGGCGAAGCCGGAGATCCACTTCAGGCCCTCGGGCTTGACCAGGTCGGCGACGGTACGCGGGTCCTTGGCCACCTCGAAGTCCCAGGGCCGGGTGTGCGCGGCCGACAGCAGCACCACGCGCGGCGCGGACACGAGCCGGGAGAGCCGCTGGATGCTGGAGGGCTCGAAGGACTGGAGGAAGACGGCGGCGTCGCGGCCGTCGCGGCGGAAGCGGCGCAGGAGCTTGGCGAGCGGCTCCTCCAGTCCGAGGCCGAGGCCGCGGAAGTAGGTGGGGTGCTTGGTCTCGACGTGCAGCCAGACGCGGCGGTCGCGCCGGCGGCCCTCGCGTTCGGCCCAGCGCAGGACCTCTTCGAACGTGGGAACGGCCCAGCGGCCGTCGTAGAGCGTGTTGCGCTGCCGGAGGGCGGGGATGCGTTCCTTCGCGCGCAGGGTCTTCAGCTCGGCGAGGGTGAAGTCCTCGGTGAACCAGCCGGTGACGGAGACGCCGTCGATGGTCTTGGTGGTGCGCCGGGAGGCGAAGGCGGGGTGGTCGGCGACGTCGGTGGTGCCGCCGATCTCGTTCTCGTGGCGGCAGACGAGATGACCGTCCTTGGTGGGGACGAGGTCCTGCTCGATGACGTCGGCGCCGAGGTCGAGGGCGAGTTGATAGGAGCCGAGGGTGTGCTCGGGGCGGTAGCCGCTCGCACCCCGATGACCTATCACCGTCGGGGAGGGCAGGTCCCGGTAGCCGCCCTCGCGGCCGTCGTCGTGTCCGCCGGCCGCCCGCGAGTCGGCGGTCACGGCGGAGGCGGTCGTGGCCGCCAGGCCGGTCATGCCGGCTCCGGCCGCCAGGACGGCCGCGCCCAGTACCGTGCGCCGCGCTGCCCCACCCTGTGTCATGAGTGCCACTCCTTGGTTTCGAAGGGCCTCGGTCCCGGGATCCGCCGGTTCCGTCCGGCCCGGATCGGGATGCGATCGTAGGCAGGCGGAGGTGGCGTGGCGGCGGTCTGCGCCGGAACATGGCGGAAACACACGTCAACACCGCGTATCCACTGCGTGAACCCGATGTGCGATCAGTGGTGACCCGCGAGTATCGTCCTCACCTGCACTACCGCTGTGTGGTGCGAAAGCCGCTTTTCGATGCCGGAGGGCTCACGTTGTTCCGTACCGCGCTCATCAAAGCCACTGTCGGACCGGTCATGCGCATGATGTTCCCCACCCGGGTGGAGGGCATCGAGAACATTCCGGGCACCGGTCCGGTGATCCTGGCGGGCAACCACCTCACCTTCATCGACTCGATGATCCTGCCGCTCGTCTGTGACCGCACGGTCCACTTCATCGGCAAGGACGAGTACGTGACGGGCAAGGGCCTCAAGGGTCGCCTGATGGCGTGGTTCTTCACCGGATCGGGCATGATCCCGGTGGACCGCGACGGGGCCAACGGCGGAGTCGCCGCGCTGATGACGGGCCGCCGGATCCTGGAGGAGGGCAAGATCTTCGGGATCTACCCCGAGGGCACCCGCTCCCCCGACGGTCGCCTCTACCGGGGCCGTACCGGCATCGCCCGCCTCACCCTGATGACCGGCGCCCCGGTGGTCCCGTTCGCGGTGATCGGCACCGACAAGCTCCAGCCCGGCGGCGCCGGCATGCCGCGCCCGGGGCGGGTCACCGTCCGCTTCGGCGAGCCGATGGAGTTCTCCCGCTACGAGGGCATGGACCGCGACCGCTACGTGCTGCGGGCCGTCACCGACTCGGTGATGGCCGAGGTCATGCGACTGTCGGGCCAGGAGTACGTGGACATGTACGCCACCAAGGCCAAGGCGGCCTGACCCGGGGTCACGACCGACCCGGCGTCACGACCGACCCGGTTCACTGGCGGCTCAGTGACCGGCTGACCCCCGCCGCCGTCGTGGTGGCGAGGACCCAGCCGGTCACGATCAGCAGGTACGACAGCCACTGGTACCAGCCGCTCGGCGCGAAGGCGTTCTCCTGCCCGAAGCCGACGATCGGCAGCATCAGGTCGATGGTGTAGAAGACCGGGTTGAAGTCGGGGGCCTCCCCCGCCTTGATCTCGCGGGGCGGCCGCAGTCCGTACGCGACCGTGCCCGTCACCAGCAGCGCCAGCAGCCAGCCCGCCGCCCGCAGCGGCCGGAAGCCGTACCCGACGGTGACGTCCTGGAGCAGTCCCCAGGCCCGGCTGTGCCGGGGCTGGGTGCGCCGGTGGCGGCGGAGTTTGGCGAGCTGGACGGTACGGGCGGAGGCCTCGTCGCCCACCGTGCGGTAGGCGGCGGCCAACTGCTCGTAGGCGTACGGCAGATAGCCGTCCTCCTCGCGTTCCGGCAGCGGTACCCGCTCCTCGGCGGGCAGGTGCGGGTGCAGCAGCCGGTAGGTGAGCCCGTCCATGCGGACCACGGGCGGCCAGACCGACGGCTCGGCCCACAGCAGGTCGAGCCGGCTGCGACGCAGGTTCACGACGCCGTCGATGGTGGGGCACTTGCGCAGCCAGAACTCCGCGATGTCGGCCGAGCTGGCGCGCAGCGCCACGCCACCCGGGTTGGACAGGTGCGCCCGGCTCAGGATGAGCTGGCCGGGGACGCGGGCGCCGGTGAGGTTGACCATGCCTTCGGCGTGCAGCTCGTTGGCGCGTACGTCGCTGCCGACGGTGAGGGTCTCGGCGTGCAGGGCGATGCCGCCGGGGTTGATCAGCCGGGCGCGGTCGAGGTTGATCTGACCGGCGACGGTGGCTCCGTTGATGCGGAGCTGACCGTGGACGGTGAGGTCCCCGGCGATGATGTCCGTGCCTATCTCGGCGTGGTTGAGCTGCAGCGGCGGCTCGTCGACCTCGTCGGGGAGGCTGCCGGGCCGGATGTCGGCCCCCTGGAGGAAGAGGCCGCCGGTGATCTTCGCGCCGGCGAGCCGGACGGGACCGTTGATCCGGCAGCAGGAGAGCCGCAGGACGACCTCGACGCGGACGGTGGCGGCGGTCAGGCCCGGCAGGGTGGAGTCCCCGAGGACGACGGCGCGCAGCTGGGCCCCGTACATCATGGGTTTGCGTTCGAACCAGCAGACCCGCATCCGGATCGGGTGGTCCACGACCGCGTACTTGAGGTCGAGCTTGCCGACGATCTTCGCACCGTAGAGCTTGAGGCCGGCGACGCGGCCCTCCTCGGCTGAGCCGCCGACGAGCAGGGCGCGCAGCACTTCGGCGCGGACGGTGCGCTCGGGCCCCCAGGAGGCTCCGTCGTGGGAGGTCTCCTCGGGGCTCTCGCGGAAGTCGACGCTCTCGCCGCGCGGGAAGGCCTCCCGGACACGGCGTTCCGCGGGGGTCAGGTCGGTGATCTCCATCGCGCGGATGGTGCCGCGACGGT
Coding sequences:
- a CDS encoding glycerophosphodiester phosphodiesterase, whose protein sequence is MTQGGAARRTVLGAAVLAAGAGMTGLAATTASAVTADSRAAGGHDDGREGGYRDLPSPTVIGHRGASGYRPEHTLGSYQLALDLGADVIEQDLVPTKDGHLVCRHENEIGGTTDVADHPAFASRRTTKTIDGVSVTGWFTEDFTLAELKTLRAKERIPALRQRNTLYDGRWAVPTFEEVLRWAEREGRRRDRRVWLHVETKHPTYFRGLGLGLEEPLAKLLRRFRRDGRDAAVFLQSFEPSSIQRLSRLVSAPRVVLLSAAHTRPWDFEVAKDPRTVADLVKPEGLKWISGFAQGIGPTLDLVVPRDAAGKLAAPTTLVRDAHARGLILHPYTARNENSFLPAEYRKGTDPAAYGDALGALRRYFELGIDGIFTDHPDTGLLAAEDFRPGRAVNR
- a CDS encoding lysophospholipid acyltransferase family protein, with the protein product MRMMFPTRVEGIENIPGTGPVILAGNHLTFIDSMILPLVCDRTVHFIGKDEYVTGKGLKGRLMAWFFTGSGMIPVDRDGANGGVAALMTGRRILEEGKIFGIYPEGTRSPDGRLYRGRTGIARLTLMTGAPVVPFAVIGTDKLQPGGAGMPRPGRVTVRFGEPMEFSRYEGMDRDRYVLRAVTDSVMAEVMRLSGQEYVDMYATKAKAA
- a CDS encoding polymer-forming cytoskeletal protein → MEITDLTPAERRVREAFPRGESVDFRESPEETSHDGASWGPERTVRAEVLRALLVGGSAEEGRVAGLKLYGAKIVGKLDLKYAVVDHPIRMRVCWFERKPMMYGAQLRAVVLGDSTLPGLTAATVRVEVVLRLSCCRINGPVRLAGAKITGGLFLQGADIRPGSLPDEVDEPPLQLNHAEIGTDIIAGDLTVHGQLRINGATVAGQINLDRARLINPGGIALHAETLTVGSDVRANELHAEGMVNLTGARVPGQLILSRAHLSNPGGVALRASSADIAEFWLRKCPTIDGVVNLRRSRLDLLWAEPSVWPPVVRMDGLTYRLLHPHLPAEERVPLPEREEDGYLPYAYEQLAAAYRTVGDEASARTVQLAKLRRHRRTQPRHSRAWGLLQDVTVGYGFRPLRAAGWLLALLVTGTVAYGLRPPREIKAGEAPDFNPVFYTIDLMLPIVGFGQENAFAPSGWYQWLSYLLIVTGWVLATTTAAGVSRSLSRQ